From one Pseudomonas sp. B21-048 genomic stretch:
- a CDS encoding enoyl-CoA hydratase — MNYETILLETHGRVGLITLNRPQALNALNAQIVSELNHALDGLEADSNIGCIVLAGSKKAFAAGADIKEMAELTYPQIYLDDLFSDSDRVANRRKPIIAAVNGFALGGGCELALMCDFILAGDNAKFGQPEINLGVLPGMGGTQRLTRAVGKAKAMEMCLSGRLIDAVEAERCGIVARIVPADELLDEALKVAALIAKKSLPIAMMIKESVNRAFEVSLSEGVRFERRVFHAAFATQDQKEGMAAFIAKREAEFVGK, encoded by the coding sequence CTGAATTACGAAACGATTTTGCTGGAAACCCACGGCCGCGTCGGCCTGATTACCCTCAACCGTCCACAAGCCTTGAACGCGTTGAATGCGCAAATTGTCAGCGAATTGAACCATGCCCTCGATGGCCTGGAAGCCGATTCGAACATCGGTTGCATCGTGCTGGCCGGCTCGAAAAAAGCCTTCGCCGCCGGTGCCGACATCAAGGAAATGGCCGAGCTGACCTACCCGCAGATCTACCTTGATGACCTGTTCAGCGACAGCGATCGCGTAGCCAACCGGCGCAAGCCGATCATCGCTGCGGTCAACGGTTTCGCCTTGGGTGGTGGCTGTGAACTGGCGTTGATGTGCGACTTCATTCTGGCAGGCGACAACGCCAAATTCGGTCAGCCGGAAATCAACCTCGGTGTGTTGCCAGGCATGGGCGGTACTCAGCGCCTGACTCGCGCAGTGGGCAAAGCCAAGGCCATGGAAATGTGCTTGAGCGGGCGTTTGATCGATGCGGTGGAAGCAGAGCGTTGCGGGATTGTGGCGCGGATTGTGCCGGCGGATGAGCTATTGGACGAAGCGCTGAAAGTCGCGGCGTTGATTGCGAAGAAGTCGTTGCCGATTGCGATGATGATCAAGGAAAGCGTCAATCGCGCCTTTGAAGTCAGCCTGTCGGAAGGCGTGCGTTTTGAGCGTCGGGTGTTCCATGCGGCGTTTGCGACGCAGGATCAGAAGGAAGGGATGGCGGCGTTTATTGCCAAGCGGGAGGCGGAGTTCGTCGGCAAGTAA